A genome region from Tachyglossus aculeatus isolate mTacAcu1 chromosome 1, mTacAcu1.pri, whole genome shotgun sequence includes the following:
- the LOC119928654 gene encoding histone-lysine N-methyltransferase 2B-like isoform X1: protein MESGRSDDDDAASPCPGASSDGQPHELAELVRGRVLLVGEQWGRDLGTKVLHDFAREIGPDVHGVRERAAVSPSAGTAVSGHRPSSLSGEGSRGTKRKAEDGPEARRSESEPTVSVSEAAEARGPRMVFVLSRASSLRAQRPSLRHILSHVQARADFPHTTLVGVVVVLDDRDRDRDRDRDQEEEEEEEEARLVLSGLLASAFPEAGPQLPTAIFRPGRAARLLPGALPQGAPESPPPTPLSPNASAQQLPLPSPPPEALPDGPAAQARERPPSPEVPSAQAPALEERSAQARELPQALEVRAAQAQSWEETQAAIWAEAQGGPAPQHAPPPDGGGNRLLEVMSSKAAVLTAIGAAAVAAGAAGAAYYSSEH from the coding sequence ATGGAATCGGGCCGGTCGGACGACGACGACGCGGCGTCCCCGTGTCCGGGGGCGAGCTCGGACGGGCAGCCCCACGAGCTGGCGGAGCTGGTCCGCGGCCGGGTGCTCCTGGTCGGCGAGCAGTGGGGCCGGGACCTCGGGACCAAGGTGCTGCACGACTTCGCCCGGGAGATCGGGCCTGACGTCCACGGGGTCCGGGAGCGGGCCGCCGTCTCCCCGTCCGCGGGCACGGCGGTCAGCGGCCACCGGCCCTCCAGCCTCTCGGGAGAGGGCAGCCGGGGCACCAAGCGCAAGGCGGAGGACGGCCCGGAGGCCCGGAGGTCGGAGTCGGAGCCCACGGTGTCCGTGTCCGAGGCGGCCGAGGCCCGCGGCCCCAGGATGGTCTTCGTCCTGAGCAGGGCCTCGTCGTTGCGCGCCCAGAGGCCTAGTCTGAGGCACATCCTGAGCCACGTGCAGGCCCGGGCGGACTTCCCGCACACGACGCTCgtcggggtggtggtggtgctggacgatcgggatcgggatcgggatcgggatcgggatcaggaggaagaggaggaggaggaggaagcccgtCTTGTGCTGTCCGGCCTGCTGGCGTCCGCCTTCCCCGAGGCCGGTCCCCAGCTGCCCACGGCCATCTTCAGGCCCGGCCGCGCCGCCCGCCTGCTCCCAGGGGCGCTGCCGCAGGGGGCGCCCGAGAGCCCGCCTCCGACGCCCCTCAGCCCCAACGCCAGCGCCCAACAGCTGCCGCTCCCGAGCCCGCCGCCGGAGGCGCTGCCGGACGGGCCGGCGGCGCAGGCGCGGGAGCGGCCGCCCAGCCCGGAAGTGCCGTCGGCGCAGGCGCCCGCCCTGGAAGAGCGGTCGGCGCAGGCGCGGGAGCTGCCGCAAGCCCTGGAAGTGCgggcggcgcaggcgcagagctgggaggagacGCAGGCGGCGATTTGGGCGGAAGCGCAGGGCGGGCCGGCCCCGCAGCACGCGCCCCCTCCGGACGGCGGCG
- the LOC119926835 gene encoding uncharacterized protein C2orf72 homolog, whose protein sequence is MEEEPPVREISVPEAQQVLQEFQCLVDEVGGEGQVQLVGEIVEKEQCQKLLGDFARELFPKLHEVCNNATGAPPAPVKDLDPSDYTQLIFFVCRASVLRVQRRRLRKLLYDLRQGKKNAPTALVAVIVYPSSPKEAKESQQLMQSLLRTIFLEKPLAPAPNLGRNMELDSVKVEVEVFIPGKKHGTLHIMKAACRANRALQSKQSSPCLSRTPTGSRTSSQWETRSSSMQSLGRPLPETPMLSPVAEQPSASESSTSGECQLGAGGGAGECRLLRVGRDRGGTRNQIGRRPAPGDPATDDIGTISH, encoded by the coding sequence ATGGAGGAGGAGCCGCCCGTTCGGGAAATCAGCGTTCCCGAGGCCCAACAGGTCCTGCAAGAGTTCCAGTGCTTGGTGGACGAGGTAGGGGGGGAGGGACAAGTCCAGCTGGTGGGGGAAATCGTGGAAAAAGAGCAATGCCAGAAGCTACTGGGTGACTTCGCCCGGGAGCTGTTCCCGAAGCTGCACGAGGTCTGCAACAACGCGACCGGGGCCCCGCCGGCTCCGGTCAAGGACCTCGACCCGTCCGACTACACCCAGCTCATCTTCTTCGTGTGTCGGGCCTCCGTCCTGCGCGTCCAGCGCCGCCGCCTCAGGAAGCTGCTCTACGACCTGCGGCAGGGGAAGAAGAACGCGCCCACCGCCCTCGTCGCCGTCATCGTCTACCCCTCGAGCCCCAAGGAGGCCAAGGAGTCCCAGCAGCTGATGCAGAGCCTGCTGCGCACCATCTTCTTGGAGAAGCCCCTGGCCCCCGCCCCGAACCTGGGCAGAAATATGGAGCTGGATTCCGTCAAGGTGGAAGTGGAGGTGTTCATCCCCGGCAAGAAGCACGGCACCCTCCACATCATGAAGGCCGCGTGCCGCGCCAACCGGGCCCTGCAGTCGAAGCAGTCGTCGCCGTGCTTGTCGCGCACTCCGACGGGCTCGCGGACTTCGTCCCAGTGGGAGACGCGGTCGTCGTCCATGCAGTCCCTGGGTCGGCCGCTCCCCGAGACCCCGATGCTGTCGCCGGTGGCGGAGCAGCCGTCGGCATCGGAGAGCTCAACCTCCGGTGAGTGCCAACTGGGagccggcggcggggcgggggaatGCCGACTGCTCCGAGTCGGGAGGGACCGAGGCGGGACCCGAAACCAAATAGGACGGAGGCCTGCCCCGGGGGACCCGGCGACTGACGATATAGGGACCATCTCCCATTAG